From a region of the Paenibacillus sp. R14(2021) genome:
- a CDS encoding polysaccharide deacetylase family protein, whose translation MKLKKGIIMALTMCALLITIRLNGPMSEYVYAMKQGGAATAVFSQTFLDPSAYESVSLREMIQLEADKRRIAPVDARIDRIWKAIPGYNGLEVDVDKTYRLMVHAPVNEPIRFVYREVEPKVSLNDLGRAPIYKGNPNKPMVALMINVAWGNEFIPSMLATLKKENVKATFFFDGSWLKKNTNVAREIQAAGHEISNHAYTHPNMSQLDRLSAYNQIARTEALLSSTLNVKNAWFAPPSGDFNQMTVDVAAEQGLKTVLWTLDTVDWMHPPAYSIIRKVKTRVESGSLILMHPTDSSSQALPGIIAAIKGKGLMLGTVSETLSSKRVSLVEAGP comes from the coding sequence ATGAAGCTGAAGAAAGGGATCATCATGGCATTGACCATGTGCGCGCTGCTAATTACAATCCGGCTGAACGGACCTATGTCGGAATACGTGTATGCCATGAAGCAGGGAGGTGCAGCAACAGCCGTATTTTCGCAAACCTTCTTGGATCCATCGGCATATGAGAGCGTGTCATTGCGTGAAATGATCCAATTGGAAGCCGATAAAAGGAGGATAGCCCCTGTCGATGCACGTATCGACCGCATATGGAAAGCCATACCCGGCTATAACGGGCTTGAAGTCGATGTCGATAAGACGTACAGGCTTATGGTTCATGCACCCGTGAATGAACCCATCCGTTTTGTATACCGGGAAGTGGAGCCCAAAGTGAGTTTGAATGATCTTGGTCGTGCTCCGATTTACAAAGGCAATCCGAATAAGCCGATGGTTGCGCTCATGATTAACGTAGCTTGGGGCAACGAATTCATTCCTTCGATGCTGGCGACGTTGAAGAAGGAAAATGTGAAGGCGACTTTTTTCTTCGATGGGTCTTGGCTGAAGAAGAACACGAATGTAGCAAGAGAAATTCAAGCCGCAGGCCACGAAATATCGAACCACGCTTATACGCACCCCAATATGAGCCAGCTTGACCGGCTTTCCGCTTATAATCAGATTGCGAGGACGGAAGCGCTGCTGTCGTCGACGCTGAATGTCAAGAATGCCTGGTTCGCGCCGCCGTCAGGAGACTTTAATCAAATGACGGTTGATGTAGCGGCTGAACAAGGACTCAAGACGGTGCTGTGGACGCTGGATACCGTAGATTGGATGCACCCCCCGGCTTATTCCATCATTCGCAAAGTGAAGACGCGTGTTGAGTCCGGCTCTTTGATTCTCATGCATCCGACGGATTCCTCTAGTCAGGCACTGCCCGGAATAATCGCAGCCATTAAGGGAAAAGGGCTTATGCTGGGCACGGTCAGTGAAACACTTTCCTCTAAAAGGGTGTCGTTAGTTGAGGCAGGACCATAA
- a CDS encoding pitrilysin family protein gives MNNYTLSNGLRVVVEYIPTCRSVSFGIWVKTGSRNETPENNGISHFIEHMLFKGTERHSAKDIADLFDGIGGNVNAFTAKEYTCYFAKVLDQHLPIAVDALADMFFNSQMDAAELGKEKNVILEEIAMYEDTPDDKVHDEASRAAYGDHPLAYSILGLEERLNAMDGDFLRGYMNGHYRIDNTVIAVAGNVEEAALLELLEKHFSGFKTTGSEPALTVPAFSGNYLFHKKKTEQNHICISFPGCSIADPQLYAMILLNNAIGGGMSSRLFQEIREKRGLAYSVYSYHTSYADSGLFTVYAGTAPKQTKDVLDLTLEQMHDLAVKGLTDAELHRGKEQLKGSLILSLESTSSRMNRLGKNELMLGRHYTLDEMLERIDAVHMNDIREVTKRMLSVPFAVAMVGSNDKAAAAIGRDSLVSSII, from the coding sequence TTGAACAATTATACACTCAGCAACGGCCTGCGAGTCGTTGTGGAATACATTCCGACCTGCCGGTCGGTTTCCTTCGGAATTTGGGTAAAGACCGGCTCACGCAACGAAACGCCGGAGAATAACGGTATTTCACATTTTATCGAGCACATGCTCTTTAAAGGTACAGAACGCCACAGCGCCAAAGACATTGCTGATCTATTCGATGGCATCGGCGGCAACGTGAATGCATTTACGGCGAAAGAGTATACGTGCTATTTTGCCAAAGTGTTGGATCAACATCTTCCGATCGCCGTGGATGCACTGGCCGACATGTTCTTCAATTCCCAAATGGACGCGGCGGAACTGGGTAAAGAGAAGAACGTGATTCTGGAAGAAATCGCGATGTACGAGGATACGCCGGATGACAAGGTGCATGATGAAGCATCGCGCGCAGCCTACGGTGATCACCCGCTTGCATATTCCATTCTCGGATTGGAAGAACGTCTTAACGCGATGGACGGCGATTTCTTGCGCGGCTACATGAACGGGCATTACAGGATTGACAACACAGTCATCGCGGTTGCCGGCAATGTGGAGGAGGCTGCGCTGCTGGAGCTGCTCGAGAAGCATTTCAGCGGGTTCAAGACTACGGGTTCAGAGCCTGCGCTAACGGTCCCGGCGTTCAGCGGGAATTATTTGTTCCATAAGAAGAAAACCGAGCAAAACCATATTTGCATCTCGTTCCCTGGCTGCTCGATTGCGGACCCGCAGCTGTATGCAATGATCCTGCTGAACAATGCTATCGGCGGCGGTATGAGCTCCCGGTTGTTCCAAGAGATTCGGGAGAAGCGGGGCCTTGCTTATTCCGTGTATTCCTATCATACGTCCTATGCAGACAGCGGCCTGTTTACGGTCTACGCAGGCACTGCGCCGAAGCAGACGAAGGACGTACTGGATCTGACGTTGGAGCAAATGCATGATTTGGCGGTCAAAGGATTAACGGATGCCGAGCTGCACCGCGGCAAAGAACAATTGAAGGGCAGTCTGATTCTCAGCCTGGAGAGTACAAGCAGCCGAATGAACCGTCTGGGCAAAAATGAGCTTATGCTCGGCCGTCATTACACGCTTGACGAAATGCTGGAGCGGATCGATGCCGTTCATATGAATGACATCCGTGAAGTAACCAAGCGGATGCTCTCGGTTCCATTCGCGGTTGCAATGGTCGGAAGCAATGACAAAGCAGCTGCAGCCATCGGGAGGGATTCGCTTGTTTCAAGTATTATTTAA
- the dut gene encoding dUTP diphosphatase, which produces MTKQLQPSGGIRLFQVLFKRLPGNEDVQLPRKMSDLAAGFDLHAAVDEPVTLQPGERKLIPTGFAMAMPADLEAQIRPRSGLAYKHGITCLNSPGTIDADYRGEVKVLLINLGQQPFVIERGERIAQMLFQLVPVVELAEVNNLPETIRGAGGFGHTGV; this is translated from the coding sequence ATGACAAAGCAGCTGCAGCCATCGGGAGGGATTCGCTTGTTTCAAGTATTATTTAAACGGCTGCCCGGCAACGAGGATGTGCAGCTTCCCCGCAAAATGTCAGACTTGGCGGCGGGGTTCGACCTTCATGCTGCGGTTGATGAGCCGGTGACGCTCCAGCCGGGTGAGCGGAAGCTGATTCCAACGGGATTCGCTATGGCGATGCCGGCTGATCTGGAAGCGCAAATTCGCCCGCGCAGCGGCCTTGCATATAAGCATGGCATTACATGCTTGAATTCTCCGGGAACGATCGATGCGGACTATAGAGGCGAAGTTAAGGTGCTGCTTATTAATCTCGGGCAGCAGCCGTTCGTCATTGAGCGCGGCGAACGCATTGCGCAAATGCTGTTCCAGCTCGTTCCGGTCGTCGAGCTTGCCGAAGTGAATAACCTCCCGGAGACCATTCGCGGTGCGGGCGGGTTCGGGCATACAGGCGTCTGA
- the dpsA gene encoding dipicolinate synthase subunit DpsA codes for MLTGVQVVLLGGDARGLEVIRKLTELDATVTVAGFDQLHSSLDGAVRAEMSEELFEHADAIVLPAVGTDDEGKIVAVFSDRELVLTEEYVAKLPKHCTVYAGMAKPYLRNLCQKHGIALIELFDRDDVAIYNSIPTAEGAVMMAIQNTDITIHGSSCMVLGIGRTGFTLARTLQGLGAKVMVGVRREEHFARAYEMGFEPFYIKQLLQFVGNIDLLFNTIPTMIVTAQIIANLPSRAVIIDLASKPGGTDFRFAEKRGIKALLAPGLPGIVAPKTAGRIIADCLCRLIMEDSRQRGNGQ; via the coding sequence ATGCTGACAGGAGTTCAGGTCGTGCTGCTTGGCGGCGACGCCCGCGGGCTCGAGGTCATCCGCAAGCTGACCGAGCTCGATGCAACAGTCACGGTTGCCGGTTTTGACCAACTGCACTCGTCTCTGGACGGAGCGGTTCGCGCGGAGATGAGCGAAGAGCTGTTCGAGCATGCAGACGCAATCGTGCTGCCTGCGGTTGGAACGGACGACGAAGGCAAGATAGTCGCCGTGTTCAGCGATCGCGAGCTGGTTCTGACCGAGGAGTATGTTGCCAAACTGCCTAAGCATTGTACGGTATATGCGGGGATGGCGAAGCCATATCTGCGCAATCTTTGTCAGAAGCACGGCATTGCGCTGATCGAGCTGTTCGACCGCGACGACGTGGCGATTTATAATTCCATTCCGACCGCTGAAGGCGCGGTTATGATGGCGATTCAGAATACGGACATCACCATTCACGGCTCATCCTGCATGGTGCTGGGAATCGGCCGGACAGGGTTTACGCTCGCGCGTACGCTGCAGGGTCTGGGGGCCAAAGTTATGGTTGGCGTACGCCGAGAAGAGCATTTTGCAAGGGCGTATGAGATGGGCTTCGAGCCCTTCTACATCAAGCAATTGTTACAGTTTGTGGGGAATATTGACTTGCTTTTTAATACAATTCCGACTATGATAGTCACAGCGCAAATTATAGCAAATTTGCCATCGCGAGCGGTTATTATCGACCTCGCTTCCAAGCCTGGCGGAACGGATTTCCGCTTTGCTGAGAAGCGCGGAATTAAAGCGTTGCTCGCCCCCGGCCTGCCAGGAATCGTCGCACCTAAAACTGCTGGACGCATCATAGCGGATTGTTTATGTCGATTGATTATGGAAGATTCCAGGCAACGGGGGAATGGGCAATGA
- a CDS encoding dipicolinate synthase subunit B produces the protein MKWQGKTVGYALSGSHCTFAEVMPVIQRFVDEGANVVPIVTQTLITTDTRFGTAAEWQRQLKSITGNEIISTIVDAEPLGPSKLLDVLVIAPCTGNTTSKLANAMTDSPVLMAAKAQMRNQRPLVLAISTNDGLGLNAANIAKLLVCKNVYFVPFGQDNPIQKPNSLVAKMELVPEACEAALLGKQLQPMLIERA, from the coding sequence ATGAAATGGCAAGGCAAAACGGTGGGCTACGCGCTCTCCGGTTCTCACTGTACGTTCGCAGAGGTTATGCCGGTCATTCAACGCTTCGTGGATGAAGGAGCGAACGTCGTTCCGATTGTCACGCAGACGCTGATTACGACAGATACTCGCTTCGGCACGGCAGCGGAGTGGCAGCGTCAGCTGAAGTCGATCACTGGCAATGAAATCATTTCGACAATTGTCGATGCAGAGCCCCTGGGGCCGTCTAAACTGCTCGACGTGCTTGTCATTGCGCCATGCACGGGCAATACGACAAGCAAACTAGCAAATGCTATGACCGACAGTCCGGTTCTGATGGCTGCCAAAGCACAGATGCGGAACCAGCGTCCCTTGGTGCTCGCCATTTCGACGAACGACGGTCTTGGTTTAAATGCGGCTAATATTGCAAAACTATTAGTTTGCAAAAATGTGTATTTCGTTCCTTTTGGTCAAGATAATCCGATCCAGAAACCCAATTCGCTCGTTGCCAAGATGGAACTCGTTCCTGAGGCCTGCGAGGCTGCGCTTCTAGGCAAACAGCTGCAGCCGATGCTGATCGAGCGCGCTTAA
- a CDS encoding aspartate-semialdehyde dehydrogenase → MSNQKLFNVAVVGATGAVGEQIIGLLEQRDFPIGELKLLSSARSAGKKLMFKEIEYTVEEAVPESFKGVEIALFSAGGDVTKALAPHAVEHGAVCIDNTNAYRMDPDTPLIVPEVNLDKVNDHRGIIANPNCSTIQMVTALKPLQDSYGISRIIVSTYQAVSGAGSRAIDELLRQTREVLDGHVVNPDILPVGSLPVKHQIAFNAIPQIDKFQDNGYTLEEMKMVRETKKIMDDESIEVTATCVRIPVVYGHSESVYVELKNDYELEDVKKLIADAPGVVLVDDPQGQMYPLATEAAGKPEVFVGRLRRDLGHARGLNLWIVSDNLLKGAAWNAVQIAEYIAIEKQ, encoded by the coding sequence ATGTCGAATCAGAAGTTGTTTAACGTCGCAGTAGTTGGGGCGACAGGCGCAGTAGGCGAACAAATCATCGGTTTGCTCGAGCAGCGGGATTTTCCGATCGGCGAGCTTAAGTTGCTTTCTTCCGCACGTTCCGCGGGCAAGAAACTTATGTTTAAGGAAATCGAATATACAGTAGAAGAAGCTGTGCCGGAAAGTTTTAAAGGTGTTGAAATTGCCTTGTTCAGTGCGGGCGGCGATGTGACGAAAGCACTTGCCCCCCACGCTGTTGAGCATGGGGCGGTTTGTATCGATAATACGAATGCCTACCGTATGGATCCGGATACTCCGCTCATCGTGCCAGAAGTCAATCTCGATAAGGTAAACGATCACAGAGGCATCATTGCGAATCCGAACTGTTCCACGATTCAAATGGTTACAGCGCTCAAACCGCTGCAGGACAGCTACGGAATTTCCCGCATTATCGTATCGACGTACCAAGCGGTATCGGGGGCCGGCAGCCGCGCAATTGACGAACTTCTTCGTCAAACACGCGAGGTGTTGGACGGCCATGTTGTGAATCCAGATATTTTGCCTGTTGGATCTCTTCCTGTGAAGCATCAAATTGCATTCAATGCTATTCCGCAAATCGATAAGTTTCAAGACAACGGCTATACATTGGAAGAAATGAAAATGGTTCGCGAGACCAAGAAAATCATGGATGATGAATCCATTGAGGTTACGGCGACATGCGTGCGCATTCCTGTCGTTTATGGTCACTCGGAATCGGTATACGTAGAGCTTAAGAACGATTATGAACTGGAAGACGTCAAGAAGCTGATTGCTGATGCTCCAGGTGTTGTTTTGGTCGATGACCCTCAAGGTCAAATGTACCCGCTGGCAACGGAAGCAGCAGGTAAGCCTGAGGTGTTCGTTGGACGACTGCGCCGTGATTTGGGCCATGCACGCGGCTTAAACTTGTGGATCGTTTCTGATAATCTGCTCAAAGGCGCAGCATGGAATGCTGTCCAAATCGCAGAATACATTGCCATCGAGAAACAGTAA
- the dapG gene encoding aspartate kinase: protein MRILVQKFGGTSLSTDEARQLVIGHIKRERQRQFGLVVVVSAMGRKGDPYATDTLLSLIAHHGNSLPAKERDMLQGCGEIISASVLCSLLRAAGITAIALTGGGAGIITDNQFGRARILEIRTEGIHKALQEGHVVIVTGFQGVTEAGEFTTLGRGGSDTSATALGAALQAERVDIYTDVNGILTADPRIVKDARPLTIISYSEIGNMARQGAKVIHPRAVEIAQQARIPLRVRSTFSEDEGTLVTDTVHALKSSFVRDRHVTGVAHVSGVTQITVQAQDGHTDVQLQVFQAMAKHHISVDFINVNPGGAVYTVFDHDADKAVNVLQEIGYAPRAVSGCAKISVIGGGMNGVPGIMARIVEALTEKGVPILQSADSNTTIWVLVRESYMVTALQALHAKFALHE from the coding sequence ATGCGCATCCTCGTGCAAAAGTTCGGCGGCACATCGCTGTCTACGGACGAAGCAAGGCAACTCGTAATCGGACATATCAAGCGGGAGCGGCAACGACAATTTGGACTTGTCGTTGTCGTCTCTGCAATGGGGCGTAAAGGCGACCCGTATGCAACGGATACGCTGCTTTCCCTTATCGCTCATCATGGGAATTCTCTCCCGGCCAAAGAAAGAGACATGCTCCAAGGCTGCGGAGAAATCATCTCCGCCTCCGTGCTGTGCAGCTTGCTGCGCGCCGCAGGCATTACGGCTATCGCGTTGACTGGCGGCGGTGCTGGTATTATTACCGACAATCAGTTCGGCCGGGCTCGAATTTTGGAAATTCGCACAGAAGGCATTCATAAAGCGCTTCAGGAAGGTCATGTCGTTATTGTGACCGGGTTTCAAGGCGTTACAGAAGCAGGGGAATTCACGACCCTCGGCAGAGGCGGCAGCGATACTTCGGCAACAGCGCTCGGCGCAGCGCTTCAAGCGGAACGGGTCGATATTTATACGGATGTAAACGGCATTCTTACGGCTGATCCAAGAATCGTGAAGGATGCAAGGCCATTAACTATAATCAGTTACTCGGAAATCGGCAATATGGCTAGGCAAGGTGCGAAGGTTATTCATCCGCGCGCCGTCGAGATCGCTCAACAAGCACGGATTCCGCTGCGCGTCCGTTCCACGTTCTCCGAGGACGAGGGGACCCTTGTGACCGATACTGTCCATGCATTAAAGTCTTCGTTTGTTCGTGACCGTCATGTAACGGGTGTTGCTCATGTGAGCGGCGTTACGCAAATAACGGTTCAAGCGCAGGACGGACATACCGATGTACAGCTTCAAGTGTTTCAAGCGATGGCTAAACATCATATCAGCGTCGATTTTATTAACGTGAATCCAGGCGGCGCGGTATACACCGTATTCGATCATGATGCGGATAAGGCGGTAAACGTTTTGCAGGAAATCGGTTACGCGCCTCGCGCCGTAAGCGGATGCGCCAAAATATCGGTGATCGGCGGCGGAATGAACGGCGTTCCCGGCATTATGGCGCGCATCGTGGAAGCGTTGACTGAGAAGGGCGTTCCAATTCTTCAATCCGCTGATTCCAACACGACCATCTGGGTATTGGTTCGCGAGAGTTACATGGTGACTGCGCTGCAAGCGCTGCATGCTAAGTTTGCTCTGCACGAATAA
- the dapA gene encoding 4-hydroxy-tetrahydrodipicolinate synthase: MDFGRLVSAMVTPFHADGSIDLDTTGRLMDYLIQDQQNDSIVVCGTTGESPTVSDEEKEALFTFAVKHAAGRCKIIAGTGSNDTAHSIHLTRIAQQCGVDAVLLVAPYYNKPTQEGMYQHFKAIAESTTLPVILYNVPGRTIVSLSAATTLRLAQLPNVVATKECASLDQVAEIVREAPDNFRVYSGDDSSALPALAVGAYGIVSVASHVIGKEMKAMIHAYLDGNNGEAAKLHGESLRVFKGLFDLPNPVLVKAALALKRLPVGGVRLPLVDANEAEIDVLKQLLNG, translated from the coding sequence TTGGATTTTGGACGTTTAGTTTCTGCAATGGTTACTCCGTTCCATGCGGACGGATCGATAGACTTGGATACGACAGGCCGATTAATGGATTATTTAATTCAAGATCAACAGAACGATAGTATCGTTGTATGCGGTACGACCGGCGAATCTCCGACGGTAAGCGACGAAGAGAAAGAAGCGCTGTTTACGTTCGCGGTTAAGCACGCGGCCGGGCGCTGCAAAATCATTGCAGGAACAGGAAGCAACGATACGGCTCATTCGATCCACTTGACTCGAATTGCGCAGCAATGCGGAGTGGATGCCGTACTTCTGGTCGCGCCGTATTACAATAAGCCGACACAAGAAGGCATGTACCAGCATTTCAAGGCAATCGCAGAATCCACGACCTTGCCGGTTATATTATATAACGTTCCCGGCCGGACAATCGTGAGCTTGTCCGCGGCGACGACGCTGCGCCTGGCTCAACTCCCTAACGTCGTAGCTACCAAAGAATGTGCTTCGCTAGATCAAGTGGCCGAGATTGTAAGAGAGGCTCCCGACAATTTCCGCGTATACAGCGGCGACGACAGTTCGGCGCTTCCGGCGCTGGCGGTCGGCGCTTACGGGATCGTAAGCGTAGCGAGCCATGTCATCGGCAAAGAAATGAAGGCCATGATTCATGCGTATTTGGATGGCAATAACGGCGAAGCAGCCAAGCTGCACGGCGAGAGCCTTCGCGTTTTTAAAGGGCTGTTTGACCTGCCGAATCCAGTCCTGGTTAAAGCTGCGCTGGCGCTCAAAAGGCTTCCTGTTGGCGGCGTTCGCCTGCCTCTGGTGGATGCGAACGAGGCGGAAATCGACGTACTTAAACAACTGCTTAACGGCTAG
- a CDS encoding ribonuclease J, protein MSKKNIQDKLLIFALGGVGEIGKNMYVIQYGNDIVVVDSGLKFPEEDMLGIDIVIPDITYLTENRDKVRGILITHGHEDHIGGLPYVLKHLNVPIYGTKLTLGLIEGKLKEAGLLGETKRILINAESEVQLGSIKASFFRTNHSIPDSVGVCLDTPEGTVVHTGDFKFDHTPVNNQYADLQRIADIGRRGVLALLSDSTNAERAGFTPSESMIGVELEDIFRKATQRVVVATFASNVHRIQQVVNAAAATKRKIAVVGRSMVNVVSVASELGYLNIPEGMIIEPEEINKMAADRVAVLSTGSQGEPMSALTRMARSTHRKIDIMPGDTVIIAATPIPGNERYVGRTVDELFRLGAHVIYGPGSVSGVHVSGHGSQEELKLMLNLIRPKYFIPIHGEYRMLRQHAILGEAVGIERENIFIIDNGDTVEFQGGSGRKGSKVPAGNVLIDGLGVGDVGNIVLRDRKLLSQDGILVVVVTLSKQDGAILSGPDIISRGFVYVRESEGLLEEANRIVTSTLHKLMNDKVNEWASLKTNVKDALGRFLYEQTRRRPMILPIIMEV, encoded by the coding sequence TTGTCTAAGAAAAACATCCAGGATAAGCTGCTGATTTTTGCATTGGGCGGCGTCGGTGAAATCGGTAAGAACATGTATGTTATTCAGTACGGAAATGATATCGTAGTGGTAGATTCGGGGCTTAAGTTCCCTGAAGAAGATATGCTTGGAATTGATATCGTCATTCCTGACATTACGTATTTGACGGAGAACCGCGACAAAGTAAGAGGGATTTTAATTACGCATGGTCACGAGGATCATATCGGCGGCTTGCCTTATGTACTCAAACACCTGAATGTTCCGATCTACGGCACGAAATTGACGCTTGGTCTGATCGAAGGCAAGCTGAAGGAAGCTGGCCTGCTGGGTGAAACGAAGAGAATCCTGATTAACGCGGAATCCGAAGTTCAACTCGGCTCCATTAAAGCTTCGTTCTTCAGAACTAACCACAGTATTCCCGATTCGGTCGGCGTCTGCTTGGACACGCCTGAAGGAACGGTTGTTCACACAGGCGACTTTAAGTTCGATCACACGCCTGTCAATAATCAGTACGCGGATCTGCAGCGTATCGCTGATATTGGACGCCGCGGCGTGCTGGCGCTTCTTTCGGACAGCACGAACGCTGAACGTGCGGGCTTTACGCCGTCTGAGAGCATGATCGGTGTGGAGCTGGAGGATATCTTCCGGAAGGCGACACAACGCGTAGTCGTTGCCACTTTCGCTTCTAACGTTCATCGGATTCAACAAGTCGTAAACGCGGCTGCTGCAACGAAGCGTAAAATCGCAGTTGTAGGACGCAGCATGGTCAACGTTGTTTCCGTAGCTTCGGAGCTGGGTTACTTGAATATTCCGGAAGGCATGATCATCGAGCCGGAGGAAATCAACAAAATGGCCGCTGACCGCGTAGCGGTATTGTCGACAGGCAGTCAAGGGGAGCCGATGTCGGCGCTAACGAGAATGGCGCGTTCGACCCACCGCAAAATCGATATTATGCCGGGTGACACCGTTATCATCGCAGCAACGCCGATCCCAGGCAACGAACGTTATGTAGGCCGTACGGTCGACGAATTGTTCCGTTTAGGGGCGCATGTTATTTACGGACCTGGATCCGTTTCCGGCGTGCACGTATCCGGTCACGGCAGTCAGGAAGAGCTGAAGCTGATGCTGAACCTCATCCGTCCCAAATATTTCATTCCCATTCACGGTGAATACCGCATGCTCCGTCAACATGCTATCCTCGGCGAGGCGGTTGGCATCGAGCGTGAGAACATATTTATTATCGATAATGGCGACACGGTTGAATTCCAAGGCGGTTCAGGCCGCAAAGGCAGCAAGGTGCCAGCCGGTAACGTCTTGATTGATGGACTCGGCGTCGGTGACGTGGGCAATATTGTTCTCCGTGACCGCAAGCTTCTTTCGCAGGACGGAATTCTTGTCGTCGTCGTTACGCTAAGCAAGCAAGACGGCGCAATTCTATCCGGTCCGGATATCATTTCCCGCGGGTTTGTGTATGTACGGGAGTCAGAAGGGCTGCTCGAAGAAGCGAACCGTATCGTCACTTCGACACTGCATAAGCTCATGAACGACAAAGTGAATGAGTGGGCATCGCTCAAAACGAATGTGAAGGACGCGCTTGGACGTTTCTTGTACGAGCAGACTCGCCGCCGTCCGATGATTTTGCCGATTATTATGGAAGTTTAA
- a CDS encoding ClpP family protease has translation MWEEVQTFKSEQPEPPAGDRKPPLSNSVVETIQQLGQTMTPASESNVFCMTIIGQVEGHIVLPPQNKTTKYEHLIPQLVAAEQNAKIEGIMIVLNTVGGDVEAGLAIAEMISSLTKPTVTLVLGGGHSIGVPIAVAGNTSFIAESATMTIHPIRLNGLVIGVPQTFEYLEKMQERVVRFVTSHSNVTEEKFKELMLKSGELTRDIGTTVIGMDAVKHGLIDQVGGIGQALRQLNLLIDAKKAAGTEGRGLTQ, from the coding sequence ATGTGGGAGGAAGTTCAAACATTTAAATCAGAACAGCCGGAGCCGCCGGCAGGCGATCGTAAACCGCCCTTGAGCAATTCCGTCGTAGAAACGATTCAGCAGCTGGGTCAGACAATGACGCCGGCATCGGAGTCGAATGTGTTCTGCATGACGATTATCGGACAAGTGGAAGGGCATATCGTGCTTCCGCCGCAAAACAAAACGACCAAATACGAGCATCTGATTCCGCAGCTGGTAGCGGCTGAGCAGAATGCCAAGATCGAAGGGATCATGATCGTATTGAATACGGTTGGTGGCGATGTCGAAGCGGGTCTGGCAATTGCCGAAATGATTTCGTCGCTGACGAAGCCGACGGTTACGCTTGTCCTAGGCGGGGGACATTCCATTGGCGTACCGATTGCCGTTGCCGGCAATACATCCTTCATCGCTGAATCGGCAACAATGACCATTCATCCGATTCGCTTAAACGGACTTGTCATCGGCGTGCCCCAGACGTTCGAATATTTGGAGAAAATGCAGGAGCGGGTCGTTCGGTTCGTGACGTCGCATTCCAATGTGACGGAAGAGAAGTTCAAGGAGCTTATGTTAAAGTCGGGCGAGCTTACGCGGGACATTGGAACGACGGTAATCGGGATGGATGCGGTGAAGCATGGACTGATCGATCAGGTTGGCGGCATCGGACAGGCGCTCCGCCAGTTGAACCTGTTGATTGATGCGAAGAAAGCTGCCGGCACGGAAGGAAGGGGGCTTACACAATGA
- a CDS encoding YlzJ-like family protein, translating into MTIYTMMPLELVFDGIHEQPGPYVSIQVGNVHLQIEAVSPGIGRVVRLLDGPLDAFLRPEFTPGTLIAYGSSYA; encoded by the coding sequence ATGACCATTTATACAATGATGCCGCTTGAGTTAGTCTTTGACGGCATTCATGAACAGCCGGGTCCTTATGTGTCCATACAAGTTGGAAACGTGCATCTTCAAATCGAAGCGGTCTCGCCGGGAATTGGCCGTGTAGTGAGGCTGCTCGACGGGCCGCTGGACGCATTCCTGCGTCCTGAATTCACGCCTGGAACGTTGATTGCCTACGGCAGTTCATACGCGTAA